The following proteins come from a genomic window of Anaerobutyricum hallii:
- a CDS encoding glycogen/starch/alpha-glucan phosphorylase yields the protein MIKKDTFDKEKFKKELESNVRMLFRRNLDEATTQQIYQAVAYSVKDDIIDNWIETHKAYEKQDKKMVYYMSMEFLMGRALGNNMINLLCYDEVRETLEELGLDMNLIEDQEPDAALGNGGLGRLAACFLDSLATLGYPAYGCGIRYRYGMFKQKIENGYQVEVPDNWLKYGNPFEIKRDEYAVEVKFGGYVDVEMHNGRQKFVQKGYQSVRAVPYDMPIVGYGNHIVNTLRIWDAEAINNFNLDSFDKGEYEKAVEQENLARTICEVLYPNDNHMAGKELRLKQQYFFISASVQRAVAKYKQTHDDIRKFHEKVTFQLNDTHPTVAVAELMRILVDEEGLEWDEAWEVTRKTCAYTNHTIMAEALEKWPIELFSRLLPRVYQIVEEINRRFVIEIQNKYPGDQEKIRKMAILYDGQVRMAHLAIAGSYSVNGVARLHTEILKKRELRDFYEMMPEKFNNKTNGITQRRFLLHGNPLLASWVTDKIGDDWITNLDHLKHLKVYVDDEKCQQEFMNIKYQNKVRLAKYIKEHNGIDVDPRSIFDCQVKRLHEYKRQLMNILHVMYLYNELKAHPDMDIVPRTFIFGAKAAAGYYTAKLTIKLINAVADKINNDPSINGKIKVVFIEDYRVSNAELIFAAADVSEQISTASKEASGTGNMKFMLNGALTLGTMDGANVEIVEEVGKDNAFIFGLSAEQVMEYEKNGNYNPRDVYNNNQDVRQVLTQLVNGFYSPENPELFRALYDALLEKDTYFTLLDFDSYKEAHNRIDAAYRDEQHWARTAMLQTASAGKFSSDRTIEEYAKEMWHLEKVTL from the coding sequence TTGATTAAAAAGGATACTTTCGACAAAGAAAAGTTCAAAAAAGAATTAGAGTCCAATGTCCGTATGCTGTTTCGTCGTAATCTTGACGAGGCAACAACACAGCAGATTTACCAGGCTGTTGCCTACTCAGTAAAAGACGACATTATTGACAACTGGATCGAGACACACAAAGCATACGAAAAGCAGGACAAGAAAATGGTTTATTACATGTCCATGGAGTTCCTTATGGGAAGAGCTCTTGGAAACAACATGATTAACCTTCTTTGCTATGATGAAGTAAGAGAAACATTAGAGGAATTAGGACTTGACATGAACCTTATTGAAGATCAGGAGCCGGATGCAGCTCTTGGTAATGGTGGTCTTGGACGTTTAGCAGCCTGTTTCCTTGACTCTCTTGCCACACTTGGATACCCGGCTTACGGATGTGGAATCCGTTACCGTTATGGTATGTTCAAACAAAAGATTGAGAACGGCTATCAGGTAGAAGTACCGGATAACTGGCTTAAATACGGAAATCCTTTTGAAATCAAGAGAGATGAGTATGCTGTAGAAGTTAAGTTTGGCGGTTATGTAGACGTTGAGATGCATAATGGAAGACAGAAGTTCGTTCAGAAGGGATATCAGAGTGTACGTGCCGTACCATATGATATGCCAATCGTAGGTTATGGCAACCATATCGTAAACACACTTCGTATCTGGGATGCAGAAGCAATCAATAACTTTAACTTAGATTCTTTCGATAAGGGTGAGTACGAAAAAGCAGTTGAGCAGGAGAATCTTGCAAGAACAATCTGTGAAGTATTATATCCAAACGATAATCATATGGCAGGTAAAGAACTTCGTCTGAAACAGCAGTATTTCTTCATTTCTGCATCTGTTCAGCGCGCAGTTGCAAAGTATAAACAGACACATGACGATATCCGTAAGTTCCACGAGAAAGTAACATTCCAGCTGAATGATACACATCCTACTGTAGCAGTAGCAGAGTTAATGAGAATTCTCGTTGACGAAGAAGGTTTAGAGTGGGATGAGGCATGGGAAGTTACAAGAAAGACTTGTGCTTATACAAACCATACCATCATGGCAGAAGCTCTTGAAAAGTGGCCTATTGAGCTTTTCTCAAGATTACTTCCACGAGTTTACCAGATCGTAGAAGAGATTAACCGCCGCTTCGTAATTGAAATCCAGAACAAATATCCTGGAGATCAGGAGAAGATCCGCAAGATGGCGATCCTCTATGATGGACAGGTAAGAATGGCTCATCTTGCAATCGCAGGAAGTTATTCCGTAAACGGTGTTGCCCGTCTTCATACAGAAATCCTTAAGAAACGTGAGTTAAGAGATTTCTATGAGATGATGCCTGAGAAGTTCAACAACAAGACAAATGGTATTACACAGAGAAGATTCCTTCTTCATGGTAACCCATTACTGGCAAGCTGGGTAACAGATAAGATTGGTGATGACTGGATCACTAACTTAGATCATCTTAAACATTTAAAAGTATATGTAGATGATGAAAAGTGCCAGCAGGAATTCATGAACATCAAATACCAGAACAAAGTACGCCTTGCGAAGTACATCAAAGAACATAACGGAATAGATGTAGACCCACGTTCCATCTTTGACTGTCAGGTTAAGAGATTACATGAATACAAACGTCAGTTAATGAACATTCTTCATGTAATGTATCTTTATAACGAATTAAAAGCACATCCGGATATGGATATTGTTCCAAGAACATTTATCTTTGGAGCAAAAGCAGCAGCTGGTTACTACACAGCAAAGCTTACAATCAAGTTGATTAATGCAGTAGCAGACAAGATTAATAACGATCCATCCATCAACGGAAAGATCAAAGTTGTATTCATTGAAGATTACCGCGTATCTAACGCGGAGCTTATCTTTGCAGCAGCCGATGTCAGCGAACAGATTTCCACAGCTTCCAAAGAAGCATCAGGAACAGGTAACATGAAGTTCATGTTAAACGGTGCTCTCACATTAGGAACAATGGATGGAGCTAACGTTGAGATTGTAGAAGAAGTTGGTAAAGATAACGCATTTATCTTCGGTTTATCTGCAGAGCAGGTAATGGAATATGAGAAAAACGGAAACTACAATCCAAGAGATGTATACAACAACAACCAGGACGTTCGTCAGGTACTTACACAGTTAGTAAATGGATTCTACTCACCAGAGAACCCAGAACTGTTCAGAGCACTTTACGACGCACTCCTTGAGAAAGACACTTACTTCACACTGTTAGACTTCGATTCTTACAAAGAAGCTCATAACAGAATCGACGCCGCTTACCGCGATGAACAGCACTGGGCTAGAACAGCAATGCTCCAGACAGCATCCGCAGGTAAGTTCTCCTCTGACCGTACGATTGAAGAGTACGCAAAAGAGATGTGGCATCTTGAAAAAGTGACACTGTAA
- a CDS encoding SH3 domain-containing protein, with protein MFKKLIVSFLCSIVVACTVFGGFCLLYFAIPSQKAKASISLPSTVEDSENAAESTTEDTDSENKNVYVADVYQSLTLRSEASADSDAITDLEPMTHLEVLEFTAGTNYAYVEVLSGEKKSYKGYVNSDYITKLGEPTVRIGTEE; from the coding sequence ATGTTTAAAAAACTGATTGTATCTTTTCTTTGTTCGATTGTTGTTGCATGCACCGTCTTTGGCGGATTTTGCCTGCTTTATTTTGCCATTCCAAGCCAGAAGGCAAAGGCGTCTATTTCCCTGCCTTCTACCGTAGAAGATAGCGAGAATGCAGCGGAATCTACTACAGAAGATACTGATTCCGAGAATAAGAATGTTTATGTGGCTGATGTATACCAGTCTCTCACTCTTCGTTCCGAAGCCAGTGCAGACTCTGATGCAATTACTGATCTTGAACCGATGACACATCTTGAAGTTCTTGAATTTACTGCCGGCACAAATTATGCATATGTTGAAGTCTTAAGCGGAGAAAAAAAGAGCTACAAAGGCTATGTAAACAGCGATTATATTACTAAATTAGGAGAACCAACCGTTCGTATTGGAACAGAGGAGTAA
- the ileS gene encoding isoleucine--tRNA ligase: MYKKVSTNLNFVEREKETAQFWKDHDIFKKSIETREGDPVYTFYDGPPTANGKPHIGHVLTRVIKDMIPRYRTMKGYMVPRKAGWDTHGLPVELEVEKLLGLDGKEQIEEYGLDPFIRQCKESVWKYKGMWEDFSKTVGFWADMDNPYVTYNDDFIESEWWALKTIWDKGLLYKGFKIVPYCPRCGTPLSSHEVAQGYKAVKERSAVVRFKVVGEDAYFLAWTTTPWTLPSNVALCVNPEETYCKVKAADGYVYYMAKELLDKVLGGLGTEETPAYEVLETYKGTDLEYKEYKPLFEGAAKAAEKQHKKAHFVTCADYVTMSDGTGIVHIAPAFGEDDAQVGRKYDLPFVQFVDGKGNMTEDTPYAGLFVKDADPKVLVDLDKEGLLFDAPKFEHDYPFCWRCDTPLIYYARESWFIKMTAVKDDLIRNNNTINWIPKSIGEGRFGDWLNNIQDWGISRNRYWGTPLNVWQCEGCGKMECIGSRQELEEKSGNPEARTVELHRPYIDAITLTCPDCGKPMKRVPEVIDCWFDSGAMPFAQHHYPFENKELFEQQFPAQFISEAVDQTRGWFYSLLAESTLLFNKAPYKNVIVLGHVQDENGQKMSKSKGNAVDPFDALEQHGADAIRWYFYSNSAPWLPNRFHADAVTEGQRKFMGTLWNTYAFYVLYANIDEFDPTKYSLEYDKLSVMDKWLLSRLNSCVKTVDECLANYKIPETTKALQAFVDDMSNWYVRRSRQRFWAKGMEQDKINAYMTLYTALVTFIKASAPMIPFMTEDIYQNLVKSVNPDAPESIHLCDFPAVDEAMIDEKLERDMGEVLDIVVLGRAARNASGIKNRQPIGQMFVNGEAALTDYYKQIIEGELNVKDVIFKEDVSDLTDYTFKPQMRILGPKYGKDLGKIRNILANLNGSAAKKELDANGFLTIELNDDKIKLLPEELLIDMSQKEGYVSQTDHGVTVVLDTNLTPALLEEGFVREIISKVQTMRKEAGFEVTDHITVYEDGNDKIKEIMTKYADEIKNDVLADDMRVDAEGGYSKEWDINGEKVRLGVEKKM; this comes from the coding sequence GTGTACAAAAAAGTATCCACGAATCTCAATTTTGTAGAGAGAGAAAAAGAAACTGCACAGTTTTGGAAAGATCATGATATTTTTAAGAAAAGTATCGAAACAAGAGAAGGTGACCCTGTTTACACTTTCTATGACGGACCGCCAACAGCGAATGGTAAGCCTCATATCGGACATGTTTTAACTCGTGTTATTAAGGATATGATTCCTCGTTACCGTACAATGAAGGGATATATGGTTCCAAGAAAGGCCGGATGGGATACCCATGGACTTCCTGTAGAGCTTGAAGTAGAGAAGCTTCTTGGTCTTGACGGAAAGGAACAGATCGAAGAGTATGGTTTAGACCCATTTATCCGCCAGTGTAAGGAATCTGTCTGGAAATACAAAGGAATGTGGGAAGATTTCTCAAAGACAGTTGGTTTCTGGGCTGATATGGATAATCCATACGTAACATACAACGATGACTTTATTGAGTCTGAGTGGTGGGCTTTAAAGACAATCTGGGATAAGGGCCTTCTTTATAAAGGATTTAAGATCGTACCTTACTGCCCTCGTTGTGGAACACCTTTATCTTCTCACGAAGTAGCACAGGGATATAAGGCTGTAAAGGAACGTTCCGCAGTTGTTCGTTTTAAAGTTGTTGGTGAGGATGCCTATTTCCTTGCATGGACAACAACACCTTGGACACTTCCAAGTAACGTAGCTCTTTGTGTAAACCCTGAAGAGACTTACTGTAAAGTAAAGGCTGCAGACGGTTATGTTTATTACATGGCAAAAGAATTACTAGATAAGGTTCTTGGTGGACTTGGAACAGAGGAAACACCAGCTTATGAGGTTCTTGAAACATATAAGGGTACGGACCTTGAATATAAAGAATATAAGCCATTATTTGAAGGGGCTGCAAAGGCTGCGGAAAAACAGCATAAGAAAGCACATTTTGTAACATGTGCAGATTATGTAACTATGTCAGACGGTACAGGTATCGTACACATCGCTCCTGCATTTGGTGAGGACGATGCACAGGTTGGAAGAAAGTACGACCTTCCATTTGTTCAGTTTGTAGACGGAAAAGGTAATATGACAGAAGATACACCTTATGCCGGATTATTTGTAAAAGATGCTGATCCGAAGGTTCTTGTTGACTTAGATAAAGAAGGTCTTCTTTTTGATGCGCCTAAATTCGAGCATGATTATCCTTTCTGCTGGAGATGTGATACACCACTGATCTACTACGCAAGAGAATCCTGGTTCATCAAGATGACAGCAGTAAAAGATGACCTGATCCGTAATAATAATACAATCAACTGGATTCCAAAGAGCATTGGTGAAGGTAGATTTGGTGACTGGTTAAATAATATTCAGGATTGGGGTATTTCCCGTAACCGTTACTGGGGAACACCATTAAACGTATGGCAGTGTGAAGGCTGTGGAAAGATGGAGTGTATCGGAAGCCGTCAGGAATTAGAAGAAAAGAGCGGAAATCCAGAAGCACGTACAGTAGAGCTTCACAGACCATATATTGATGCGATCACTCTGACTTGTCCTGATTGTGGCAAGCCAATGAAGAGAGTACCAGAAGTTATTGACTGCTGGTTTGATTCAGGAGCAATGCCTTTTGCACAGCACCATTATCCATTTGAAAATAAAGAACTTTTTGAGCAGCAGTTCCCTGCACAGTTCATTTCTGAGGCAGTAGATCAGACAAGAGGATGGTTCTATTCCTTACTTGCAGAGTCCACACTGTTATTTAACAAGGCTCCATATAAGAATGTAATCGTTCTTGGTCACGTACAGGATGAAAATGGACAGAAGATGAGTAAGAGTAAAGGAAATGCCGTAGATCCGTTTGATGCATTAGAGCAGCATGGAGCAGATGCAATCCGCTGGTACTTCTACTCAAACAGTGCACCTTGGCTGCCAAACCGTTTCCACGCAGATGCGGTAACAGAGGGACAGCGTAAATTCATGGGTACTTTATGGAATACGTATGCATTCTATGTACTTTATGCCAATATCGATGAATTTGACCCTACAAAGTACAGCTTAGAGTATGATAAGTTGTCTGTTATGGATAAATGGTTATTATCAAGACTGAATTCCTGCGTAAAAACAGTGGATGAGTGTCTTGCAAACTACAAGATTCCAGAAACAACAAAGGCATTACAGGCATTTGTTGATGACATGAGTAACTGGTATGTACGTCGTTCCCGTCAGCGTTTCTGGGCAAAAGGAATGGAGCAGGATAAGATCAATGCTTACATGACTCTGTATACAGCACTTGTTACGTTTATTAAAGCATCTGCACCAATGATTCCGTTTATGACAGAAGATATTTACCAGAACCTCGTAAAGAGCGTAAATCCAGATGCACCGGAAAGTATTCATTTATGTGACTTCCCTGCTGTAGATGAAGCGATGATCGACGAAAAACTTGAGAGAGATATGGGTGAGGTTCTTGATATTGTTGTTCTTGGACGTGCAGCACGTAATGCTTCAGGAATTAAGAATCGTCAGCCAATCGGACAGATGTTTGTAAATGGCGAAGCCGCCTTAACAGACTACTACAAGCAGATTATCGAAGGTGAGCTTAATGTAAAAGATGTTATCTTTAAAGAAGATGTATCTGATCTTACCGATTATACATTTAAGCCACAGATGCGTATTCTTGGACCAAAATACGGTAAAGATTTAGGAAAAATCCGTAATATTTTAGCAAACCTTAACGGAAGTGCGGCTAAAAAAGAATTAGACGCAAATGGCTTTTTGACAATAGAGTTAAACGATGATAAAATCAAGTTATTGCCGGAAGAATTATTAATTGATATGTCACAGAAAGAAGGATATGTTTCACAGACAGATCATGGAGTTACCGTAGTACTCGACACGAATCTGACACCGGCACTTTTGGAAGAGGGATTTGTAAGAGAAATCATCAGTAAAGTACAGACAATGAGAAAAGAAGCCGGCTTTGAAGTGACAGACCACATTACTGTATACGAAGATGGAAATGATAAGATTAAAGAAATCATGACCAAATACGCTGATGAGATTAAGAATGATGTATTGGCAGACGATATGCGTGTAGACGCAGAAGGTGGATATTCCAAGGAATGGGATATTAATGGAGAAAAAGTAAGATTAGGTGTCGAGAAAAAAATGTAA